The following proteins are encoded in a genomic region of Deinococcus misasensis DSM 22328:
- a CDS encoding DUF4153 domain-containing protein yields MYSKLPTLPLKVWQVLGIAFLQAVLFRVLQGSENTLSATWQTFCYVLVILIPTGTVLGLHAREGKMQGFKTALLVAVVTGALMAVSVQIGANRYSSVFQLNLVLLGLAYAVTFSALIGRQQGQPLFNMGVGLLITLGAAQLFAGLVLMLVYLIVALFQAIGFKFLQMWLMQSGVPTVMLWAFTVGVGALRQRTELTEGASRTILFIVSWILPVLALVSVVFLGSALFAKREALYEGLLSSGLYLGFSVVLLLLINIWVSVQQFPEKHWLSRVVRWLPLMVGGFAALAVYGLNVRIQEYGWTEPRIWAAILTFFMLLTSAVYLVVLRPEKPLGNLQQGNLWVAGALVALVLLVQVPVLRPIHFAVASQKSMVQNGTGKNQVLDAISYLSSEGSEEGRKALKALKQLDLPAEHKVWIQAALDGKSLYAFRNQSATRQITFEAVKGQALDRENLKALEKFLLSRTGETSILNQLNCQNDNCTIKYRVQPLPDGQLRALVFYGWSDQPYGFWFTLKEKKVVQTGKLASSLEARDLKLPVPAGLQEDDLKETRTPVDLIYIDKTPVFVLPEQRP; encoded by the coding sequence ATGTATTCAAAATTACCAACTTTACCCCTCAAGGTCTGGCAGGTGCTGGGCATTGCTTTTCTGCAAGCCGTGCTTTTCAGGGTGCTGCAAGGCTCCGAAAACACCCTTTCTGCGACGTGGCAAACGTTTTGTTATGTGCTGGTGATCCTGATCCCCACGGGCACCGTGCTCGGGTTGCATGCCAGAGAGGGCAAAATGCAGGGTTTCAAAACCGCTTTGCTGGTGGCTGTGGTGACAGGCGCTTTGATGGCGGTTTCGGTCCAGATTGGGGCCAACCGTTATTCCAGTGTCTTTCAACTGAATCTGGTGCTGCTTGGACTGGCTTACGCAGTGACCTTCAGTGCACTGATCGGACGGCAACAGGGGCAACCCCTGTTCAACATGGGGGTGGGCTTGCTGATCACCCTCGGGGCTGCACAGCTTTTTGCCGGTCTGGTCTTGATGCTGGTGTACCTGATTGTGGCGCTTTTTCAGGCGATTGGTTTCAAATTCTTGCAAATGTGGCTGATGCAATCGGGCGTCCCAACCGTGATGCTGTGGGCTTTCACAGTCGGCGTCGGGGCTTTGCGCCAGAGAACCGAACTCACCGAAGGGGCATCCAGAACCATCCTCTTCATTGTCAGTTGGATTTTGCCGGTGCTGGCTCTGGTTTCGGTGGTGTTTCTGGGCAGCGCACTGTTTGCCAAACGGGAAGCCCTGTATGAGGGTTTGCTGTCCTCGGGGTTGTATCTGGGGTTCAGTGTGGTGTTGCTCCTCTTGATCAACATCTGGGTGAGTGTGCAGCAATTCCCAGAGAAGCACTGGCTCAGTCGGGTGGTGCGCTGGTTGCCCTTGATGGTGGGAGGCTTTGCAGCTCTGGCCGTGTACGGTCTGAACGTGCGGATTCAGGAATACGGATGGACCGAACCCCGCATCTGGGCAGCCATTTTGACCTTCTTCATGTTGCTGACCTCTGCGGTCTATCTGGTGGTTTTGCGTCCCGAGAAACCTCTGGGAAACTTGCAACAAGGCAACCTCTGGGTGGCCGGTGCTCTGGTGGCTCTGGTGCTCCTTGTGCAGGTTCCAGTGCTGCGCCCCATCCATTTCGCGGTGGCAAGCCAGAAGTCCATGGTTCAAAATGGCACAGGGAAAAATCAGGTGCTGGATGCCATCTCTTACCTGTCTTCTGAAGGGAGCGAAGAGGGCAGAAAGGCCCTCAAAGCCCTGAAGCAACTGGACCTCCCTGCTGAACACAAAGTCTGGATTCAAGCTGCTCTGGACGGAAAATCCCTGTATGCCTTCCGCAACCAGAGTGCCACACGCCAGATCACCTTTGAGGCGGTCAAAGGTCAGGCTCTGGACCGGGAAAATCTCAAGGCGCTGGAAAAATTTCTGCTCTCCAGAACTGGAGAAACATCCATCCTGAATCAACTGAACTGTCAGAACGACAACTGCACCATCAAGTACCGGGTCCAGCCACTGCCAGATGGACAGTTGAGGGCTCTGGTGTTTTATGGTTGGAGCGATCAGCCTTACGGGTTCTGGTTCACCCTCAAAGAGAAGAAAGTGGTTCAAACGGGCAAACTGGCTTCTTCTCTGGAAGCCAGAGACCTGAAGTTGCCTGTCCCAGCAGGTTTGCAAGAAGACGATTTGAAGGAAACCCGCACCCCGGTGGACCTGATCTACATTGACAAGACCCCGGTGTTTGTGTTGCCAGAGCAGAGACCCTGA
- a CDS encoding GntR family transcriptional regulator: MSPEPHPEAPLKRTLAREEVYHTLKNWIIEGTLAPRENIRDQDLALQLGVSRTPVREALRRLEDEGLIETAKNRWTRVAPLNLQYSRHTYPVIGYLEDLALQLAFVHLSPQDLRAMQEANDCFHQAILEADSRTALQSDEAFHGVLLARSGNPELQKIATEMKVRMMRLEWYYYRTHGTAAPSVSEHQKLLDALHQQNLPAARAALAANWTSSAGRLMNLPEP; encoded by the coding sequence ATGTCCCCCGAGCCACATCCCGAAGCTCCCCTCAAACGGACGCTGGCCCGCGAAGAGGTGTACCACACCCTCAAAAACTGGATCATCGAAGGCACCCTGGCCCCCCGCGAAAACATCCGCGATCAGGACCTTGCCCTGCAACTCGGGGTCAGCCGAACCCCAGTCCGCGAAGCCTTGCGCCGTCTTGAAGACGAAGGACTGATCGAGACCGCCAAAAACCGCTGGACGAGGGTGGCTCCCCTGAATTTGCAATACAGTAGGCACACCTACCCTGTGATTGGTTATCTGGAAGATCTGGCGTTGCAACTGGCTTTCGTGCACCTGAGTCCGCAAGACCTCAGAGCCATGCAAGAAGCCAACGACTGTTTCCATCAGGCCATTCTGGAAGCCGATTCCCGCACTGCCCTGCAGTCAGACGAAGCTTTTCACGGTGTGCTGTTGGCCAGAAGCGGCAACCCCGAGCTTCAAAAAATCGCCACCGAAATGAAAGTCCGCATGATGCGTCTGGAATGGTATTACTACCGCACCCACGGCACCGCAGCCCCCAGCGTTTCCGAGCACCAGAAACTGCTCGATGCCTTGCACCAGCAAAACCTGCCTGCGGCCAGAGCGGCTCTGGCTGCGAACTGGACCAGCAGTGCCGGACGCCTGATGAATTTGCCAGAGCCATGA
- a CDS encoding AzlC family ABC transporter permease, translating into MQATLRHPDFKTGFLAIVPLWIGFLPFAISYALVARSAGLSVLETQLMSLTVFSGGAQFIAAGMFLQQASLFSVVLTTFLLNARHLLYGLSISQNLKLSRLQRAKSAWVLTDEAFGVTANAHYPSYAYLMGASMSVFVSWNVFTLIGALLGSSIPDPLKYGVDFVFPLAFLALLLPALNHRPAFLVAGFCVLLALVLQRYLPGGVCVLLVGIFGSLLGAVLTQRATR; encoded by the coding sequence ATGCAAGCAACCCTGCGGCACCCCGACTTCAAAACTGGATTTCTGGCCATCGTGCCGTTGTGGATTGGCTTTCTGCCTTTCGCCATCTCTTATGCTCTGGTCGCCCGGTCCGCTGGACTGTCGGTGCTGGAAACCCAACTGATGAGCCTGACGGTGTTCTCTGGAGGGGCACAATTCATTGCAGCCGGGATGTTTTTGCAGCAGGCCAGCCTGTTCAGCGTGGTGCTCACCACTTTCCTGCTGAATGCCCGTCACCTGCTTTACGGCCTGTCCATCAGCCAGAACCTGAAACTGTCCCGCTTGCAACGGGCCAAATCTGCGTGGGTCCTCACCGATGAAGCGTTTGGGGTCACCGCCAATGCCCACTACCCGAGTTACGCCTACCTGATGGGGGCCAGCATGAGTGTTTTCGTCAGTTGGAACGTGTTCACCCTGATTGGGGCGTTGCTGGGAAGCAGCATTCCCGATCCCCTCAAATATGGAGTGGATTTCGTGTTCCCTCTGGCTTTTCTGGCCTTGCTGCTCCCTGCCCTGAACCACCGCCCCGCTTTTCTGGTGGCCGGGTTTTGCGTGTTGCTGGCCTTGGTCCTGCAAAGGTACCTACCTGGTGGGGTTTGTGTGTTGCTGGTTGGCATTTTCGGAAGCCTGCTCGGGGCGGTCCTCACCCAGAGGGCCACCAGATGA
- a CDS encoding AzlD domain-containing protein, with translation MKYLLTIFLMFLVTYGVRFAGLSMGKTRVPEFWLHFLKFIPVSVFTALVVLNFGTEMKELPVRLIAACVAGVVFYFHRQLWSCILVGMLVFWGLRALV, from the coding sequence ATGAAATACCTGCTCACCATCTTTTTGATGTTTCTGGTGACTTACGGGGTGCGCTTTGCCGGGCTCAGCATGGGGAAAACCCGGGTGCCAGAGTTCTGGTTGCACTTCCTGAAATTCATTCCGGTGAGTGTGTTCACCGCTCTGGTGGTGCTGAATTTCGGCACAGAAATGAAAGAATTGCCTGTCCGTTTGATTGCAGCGTGCGTGGCCGGAGTGGTGTTCTACTTTCATCGGCAACTCTGGAGCTGCATTCTGGTGGGGATGCTGGTGTTCTGGGGACTCAGGGCTCTGGTGTGA